Proteins from one Thermoanaerobacterales bacterium genomic window:
- a CDS encoding ferredoxin: MARIVVLDSDECQECGTCEALCPGVFKMNEATGKAEVIDPAGASDDEIQEAVDSCPAQCIRWEEG; the protein is encoded by the coding sequence ATGGCCAGGATAGTGGTGCTGGACAGCGACGAGTGCCAGGAATGCGGTACCTGCGAGGCCCTGTGCCCGGGAGTGTTCAAGATGAACGAGGCGACGGGCAAGGCGGAGGTCATCGACCCGGCGGGGGCTTCGGATGACGAAATCCAGGAAGCCGTCGACTCCTGCCCGGCGCAGTGCATCCGCTGGGAAGAGGGCTGA